In Clostridia bacterium, one genomic interval encodes:
- a CDS encoding dolichyl-phosphate beta-glucosyltransferase: MESPTYSIVIPAYNESERISATLDKVLAYVAAERWCAEIIVVNDGSRDNTSEIVQHYAASHPQVRLLENPGNRGKGYSVRNGMLNAEGNILLFSDADLSSPIQESSKLFTALHNGADVAIGSRWLQAELQTQRQSFFRQLIGRVFNLLLRMILGLKYKDTQCGFKAFTRQSAEKIFTRQHIERWGFDPELLFLADKFRLRVAEVPVEWAHDERSKINPVVDGFKMGMEMLKVRWNSILGRYTRPSFAISRHESSTPLVHR; this comes from the coding sequence ATGGAAAGCCCTACTTACAGTATCGTCATCCCGGCTTACAACGAGAGCGAGCGCATCTCGGCTACTCTGGACAAGGTGCTCGCGTACGTCGCAGCGGAGCGGTGGTGCGCCGAAATCATCGTCGTCAACGATGGCTCACGCGACAACACGTCTGAGATCGTGCAGCACTACGCGGCCTCGCACCCCCAAGTGCGATTGCTCGAGAATCCAGGCAACCGCGGCAAGGGTTACAGTGTGCGCAATGGGATGCTGAACGCCGAGGGGAACATTCTGCTCTTCAGCGACGCAGACCTCTCATCGCCTATACAAGAGTCCAGCAAATTGTTCACAGCGCTCCACAATGGCGCCGATGTCGCCATCGGTTCACGCTGGTTGCAGGCCGAATTGCAAACGCAGCGCCAATCGTTTTTTCGCCAACTCATCGGACGCGTCTTTAATTTGCTGCTACGCATGATCCTCGGGTTGAAATACAAAGACACCCAGTGCGGGTTCAAGGCATTCACTCGCCAGTCGGCGGAAAAGATCTTCACCCGCCAGCACATCGAGCGCTGGGGATTCGATCCTGAGTTGCTGTTTCTGGCGGACAAATTCAGATTGCGCGTTGCCGAAGTTCCAGTCGAGTGGGCACACGATGAGCGCTCCAAGATCAATCCCGTTGTGGATGGTTTCAAAATGGGGATGGAGATGCTGAAGGTCCGCTGGAATAGCATCCTCGGCAGGTACACGCGGCCGTCGTTCGCAATCTCGCGCCACGAGTCTTCCACCCCTCTCGTTCATCGATAA
- the cax gene encoding calcium/proton exchanger — protein sequence MLLLVVPFALAAHFAHAQPLVTFVAAAAAIIPLAGVLGEATEDLAGRIGPTLGGILNATMGNATELIIAFFALRLGHVQVVKASLSGSIIGNLLLVLGLSILAGGLKREKQTFSRTATATNSTMLFIAVVALIMPAVFDLTVFGNLRQQNPFLEKLSLATSAVLIIIYLVSFIFMLKTHKAVFHHGQTEGAHAAAHGGAMRPVVSLVTATVLIGFLSEMLVSEIDMVTKSLGMTETFVGVIVVAIIGNAAEHSTAIFVARRNQMDLAMTIAIGSNTQIALRCAVAGLSFRGARESHVTGLRRTRNCIHRALCADRGNDLRRRREQLVRRYATACGIHHPGRVLLLCAFVRREQIKATAASR from the coding sequence GTGCTGCTGCTGGTTGTTCCCTTCGCGCTTGCAGCGCACTTCGCTCACGCACAACCGCTGGTCACGTTCGTGGCGGCCGCGGCAGCGATTATTCCGCTGGCAGGCGTGCTCGGCGAAGCTACGGAAGACCTGGCTGGACGCATAGGCCCGACGCTCGGGGGAATTCTGAACGCGACAATGGGAAACGCGACCGAACTTATCATCGCGTTCTTCGCGTTGCGGCTCGGGCATGTGCAGGTCGTGAAAGCGTCACTATCGGGCAGCATCATCGGGAACCTGCTGCTCGTACTGGGACTGAGCATCCTGGCCGGCGGGCTCAAACGGGAAAAGCAGACGTTCTCCCGCACGGCGACAGCCACCAACAGCACGATGCTGTTCATCGCCGTGGTGGCGCTCATCATGCCTGCCGTCTTCGACCTCACGGTCTTCGGCAATCTTCGCCAGCAAAATCCATTTCTTGAAAAGCTGAGCCTTGCGACGAGCGCGGTGCTCATCATCATCTATCTCGTCAGTTTCATCTTCATGTTGAAAACGCACAAAGCCGTCTTCCACCATGGCCAGACGGAAGGCGCTCACGCCGCGGCTCATGGCGGCGCCATGCGCCCGGTTGTGTCGCTGGTCACCGCAACCGTTCTGATCGGATTTCTGAGCGAGATGCTGGTCTCTGAAATCGACATGGTCACGAAGTCGCTAGGCATGACGGAAACCTTCGTCGGCGTTATCGTGGTGGCCATCATCGGCAACGCCGCGGAGCACTCGACGGCGATCTTCGTAGCCCGCCGCAATCAGATGGACCTTGCGATGACGATCGCGATCGGGTCCAACACGCAAATCGCTCTTCGTTGCGCCGTTGCTGGTCTTTCTTTCCGTGGCGCTCGGGAATCCCATGTCACTGGTCTTCGGCGGACTCGAAATTGCATCCATCGTGCTCTCTGTGCTGATCGTGGAAATGATCTCCGCCGACGGAGAGAGCAACTGGTTCGAAGGTACGCAACTGCTTGCGGTATACATCATCCTGGCCGTGTCCTTCTACTTTGTGCCTTCGTAAGAAGAGAACAGATCAAAGCAACTGCCGCTTCCAGATAG